The genomic DNA TTACGAAGTGTTAGAAGCTGTAGTAGATTATGAAAAAGCTTTAGATTCTAATGTAATAGTTCATCAAGAAGAAGCACAAAGAAACTATGATATAGGATACGATAATAAGAGAAATTTAGCATCTTCTTATCTTCAAACAAAAGGAGATGTAGATGAAGGATTTGCTAATAGTGATGTGATAATTGAAAATACTTATTATACGCAACCACAAATTCATGCAATGATGGAAACATATAGAACAGCTTGTTATTTTGATGTATATGGAAGATTAAATGTTATTTCTTCTACTCAAATTCCTTTTCATGTAAGAAGACATTTAGCTAGAGCACTAGAGTATCCAAGTAGTAAAATAAGAGTATATAAGCCAAAATTAGGTGGAGGTTTTGGAGGAAAACAAACTTCAGTTTGTGAAATATATCCAGCTTTTGTTACGTTAAAGACAGGAAAACCTTCAAAAATAGTATTTACTAGAAAAGAAACTCAAGCTTATTCTAATACAAGACATGCTATGAGAATAAAGGTAAAAATAGGATCGGATAAAGTAGGAAATATAAAAGCTATAGATATAAATGTATTATCAAATACAGGAGCTTATGGAGAACATGCACCGACAGTTACAGCTCTTGTAGTGTATAAAACTTTTCCGTTATATGAAAAAATACCAATGAGATGTAAAGCTGATATAGTATATTCTAATACAACAGTTGGGGCTGCTTTTAGAGGATATGGAGCAACTCAGGGAACTTTTGCTGTTGAATCTGCAGTAAATGAATTAGCTCACGAATTAGGAATTGATCCAACTGAAATTAGAATGAAAAATCTTGTTAATCAATCTGAAAAAGTAAGCGGAGATATAAAAAAATGTATTGAGATTGGTAAAGAAACGTTTAGATGGAATGATAGAAAAATATTAGATATGGGAAATGGTAAAGTTAGAGCATCTGGAATGGCTGTTACAATGCAGGGATCTGGAATAGCTGGACTAGATACTGGATCAGCAACTATAAAGTTTCATGATAGTGGAGATTTTTCATTACTATTAGGAGTTACAGATATGGGACAAGGTTGTGATACAGTAATGAATCAAATGGCAGCTGAAATTTTAGAAGTTCCTATGGAAAAAATAATAGTAAATACTGCTGATACTGACGTATCACCATATGATCCAGGTGCATATGCTTCAAGTGGAACATATGTTACAGGAAATGCAGTGATTATAGCAGCTAATAAAATGAAAGAAGAAATAGTTAAAATGGCAGCTAAATTAATGAATAAGCCAGTTGAAGAGTTAGAATATTTTGGTGAATATGTACAAGATAGAGATGGAAATAAAATGACTCTAAGGGATATAGGAGAAAGAGCTGTTTCATTTGAAGCACAAAATCAAATTACAACAACAGGAACTTGGGGAGGAGCAACTTCTCCACCACCATTTATAGCAAGTTTTGTTGAAGTAGAAGTTGACAAATTAACTGGTGAAGTAAAAGTTTTAGATTATTTGTCAGTAGTTGATTGTGGAACACCAATTAACCCAGCGTTAGCTAGAGTACAAGTTGAAGGTGGAATAGCACAAGGAATAGGACTTGCTCTTACTGAGGAAATAACAATAGACAATAAAGGAAAACTTTTACAAGATTCACTTATGCAATACAAAATTCCATCAAGAGAAGATCTTGGAACAAATATAGATGTTGTATTTAGTTATTCTAATGAACCAACAGGACCATTTGGAGCAAAATCTATAGGAGAGGTAGTAATAAACACAGCATCTCCAGCAATTGCTGATGCAATATATAATGCAACTAACACAAGAATGAGAAGCCTTCCAATGACAAGTGAAAAAATATTTAGAAAAATGTATTTAAAATAATTGTAATTTGTGTTATAATATTGAAATATTATTGAATCATTGTGTTAAATATGGAGGCTTAATTTAATGAAGTTATTAAAAGACTATATATTGAATAACGGTAAGAGTATAAATTCGAAAGTCTTAAAAGTGGATAGCTTTTTAAATCATCAGATAGATCCTGTTCTGATGATGAAAATAGGAGAAGAATTTAAAAGAAGATTTGAAGGAGAAAAGATCAATAAGATCCTTACTATAGAGGCATCTGGAATAGCGATAGGATTAGCTGCAGCATATGCTTTTAATGTTCCTTTAGTATTTGCTAAAAAGAAAGTTCCTTCTACGATGGACGATTTCTATACTACACAAGTATTTTCATTTACAAAAAATAAAGATTATACTATTTGTATAGGAAAAGAATTTTTGAACAAAGAAGATAGAATTCTAATAGTAGATGATTTTCTTGCAATGGGAAATGCTGTTTTAGGACTAAAAAAGCTAGTTGAAAATGCTGGAGGTAAAGTAATAGGTGCTGGAATTGCTATCACTAAAGGATTTCAAGACGGAGAAAATATTTTAAAAGAAAATGGAATTAGAGTTGAGTCTCTTGCAGTAGTTGATTCTTTAGAAAATGGAGAAATTCATTTTAGATAAAATTTGACATTTTTTTAAAATTGCTGTATGATGTACACAAAGAATTTTATTTTTATAAAAAGGAGATAATTATGAAACGATTTTTAGACTTATCAATAGAACAAAATAGACTTCATCATCACCATCATAGGTAAAAGAGTTTGTTGTTGTGATAGTAATCATAGATACAGACTCTTGTTGTAATGCACTAAACTTGAGAGTTGTATCTATGATGGTAAGTCAATGTTTCATAAATTTGTAAGCCATCTGGATAAACAGATGGCTTTTTTTATTGTCAAAATACGAAAAGGGAGATGTTATTATGAAAAAAATATTGTCAGTTGTACTATTAATAATGGGAATTTTATCAACAGTAGTGTTTGGAAAAGATAACTCATTAGAAAAAATAAAAGA from Fusobacterium hominis includes the following:
- a CDS encoding xanthine phosphoribosyltransferase, producing MKLLKDYILNNGKSINSKVLKVDSFLNHQIDPVLMMKIGEEFKRRFEGEKINKILTIEASGIAIGLAAAYAFNVPLVFAKKKVPSTMDDFYTTQVFSFTKNKDYTICIGKEFLNKEDRILIVDDFLAMGNAVLGLKKLVENAGGKVIGAGIAITKGFQDGENILKENGIRVESLAVVDSLENGEIHFR
- a CDS encoding xanthine dehydrogenase family protein molybdopterin-binding subunit — translated: MKIVNKGMKKIDSIGLITGKPFYTDDLVANQEYLIVKLLRSPHAYARIKNINTSIAEKVPGVEAIYTYKDVPQTKFTLAGQSYPEPSPYDRKILDEYVRFVGDPVAIIAAVDEKTAEKAMKLIKVDYEVLEAVVDYEKALDSNVIVHQEEAQRNYDIGYDNKRNLASSYLQTKGDVDEGFANSDVIIENTYYTQPQIHAMMETYRTACYFDVYGRLNVISSTQIPFHVRRHLARALEYPSSKIRVYKPKLGGGFGGKQTSVCEIYPAFVTLKTGKPSKIVFTRKETQAYSNTRHAMRIKVKIGSDKVGNIKAIDINVLSNTGAYGEHAPTVTALVVYKTFPLYEKIPMRCKADIVYSNTTVGAAFRGYGATQGTFAVESAVNELAHELGIDPTEIRMKNLVNQSEKVSGDIKKCIEIGKETFRWNDRKILDMGNGKVRASGMAVTMQGSGIAGLDTGSATIKFHDSGDFSLLLGVTDMGQGCDTVMNQMAAEILEVPMEKIIVNTADTDVSPYDPGAYASSGTYVTGNAVIIAANKMKEEIVKMAAKLMNKPVEELEYFGEYVQDRDGNKMTLRDIGERAVSFEAQNQITTTGTWGGATSPPPFIASFVEVEVDKLTGEVKVLDYLSVVDCGTPINPALARVQVEGGIAQGIGLALTEEITIDNKGKLLQDSLMQYKIPSREDLGTNIDVVFSYSNEPTGPFGAKSIGEVVINTASPAIADAIYNATNTRMRSLPMTSEKIFRKMYLK